One Stratiformator vulcanicus genomic window, TCTGACGGGGAGAGTCAGTGCAGTCATCAGCAGCTACTTTCGGGCAAACGCGTTGAGGATCGTTGATCCATCATAGCGGCCGCCGAAAGTTGTCCGAAAGTCGCGGAGTCACGAGCGTGTGATCGGTTCCCGAATGCTGCCGCAAAACAGGTTTTTCAGAACGGCACAGAGGCATTATTTGATGCGGCGAATCCCTGCAAATGCGGCACTCTCATCAACGTATCGTATTGCGTTACGGGCACTTAAGGCGGGAATTGGCGGCTGAGCGGCCAATGTTCGTGAAGGTTTGTGAAACATTTGTCAGAAGGTGGACTTTGCTCTGGACACTAACCGAATGATTGTCAAAATTCGCGCGCCTTCCGGTCCTCTCCCACCTAGGACATATACCATGGCTTTGATTCGTTGGATGATGGAAATTCTCAAGACCGACCTGCTCAGTGAAGATCTCGCGATCGAAGCCGACGAGCGGGAGCCTGCCGATCACGCGCCCGCAAGCTCAACAATCACGACGTCCCGAAATCCGGTCGCGGATCGGTTCAATGACGACTTCGTCAAACAACTTCGGGACCTGAAGTCACTTGCGGGCGACCAGTCAGCCGCTTGAGACGGCATTTGTGGCGAGGAAGACGCTTCCGCTCCGAAGCCCCGATCAGTGGTTCGCGGACCGCTGAAACGGGGTTTTGGCTCTTCTTGAAGTGCGATCCCGAAGAGACCGAAGATAATTGAGAAATTTGCGGGCGTCCCGTCATACTAAAGTAAGCGCCTGTTCTTTCTTCCGTTTCAAGTCTCTGCTTTGGCTCATTCAGCCGATCGGCACGAGCCTCTCAAGGCACGAACCGGCGAGTTTGTGAAGCTCTGGACGGCCCACGCCCGACAGGTTCACAAGTTCGCGTTTATTGCCATGCGCAGTCATGTCGATGCCGACGACGTACTGCAGGAGACCGGTACGGTTGCGTGGGAACGGTTCGACGAGTTTGAATCGGGGACCAATTTTCAGGCATGGGTGATGAGCATTGCTCGCCTGAAAGTGCTCGAGACCATTCGACGCAAGAAACGCCGTATCGTGCCGAGCGAATCGTTACTCAAATTGCTGGTGGACGAGAGTGACCGGGCCGGTCGCTATCTCGAGCGGCAGCGCGATGCGCTCAATGAGTGTCTCCAGCGATTGAACGCGGCTGATCAGGAACTGATGCGTTGGCGGCATTCTGAGGAACTGCCGGTTGAAGAGATTGCGACGAGATTGAATAAGTCGGTTGCGACGGTGTACCGATCGATCGCGCGGGTCCATGAAGTTTTATACGGCTGTATTTCCCGAGTGGTTGCCGGCGGAAAAGGAGCAATATGAAGTCCGACTCTCGCTCCGCTCCGTCCCCATCGCGGAAGCGGCTGATGCGACTGATTCGACTCACCGAAGCACAGCACGTGCCCGACGAAGTCGTACGCGATCTTTATGAGCTACTTGAGACCGATCCTGAAGCACGGCGCGACTACGCCGAGTATATGCAGATGGTCTGGTCGCTCGAGTGGGACGGCGTCCCCCACGGTTCGGCCGATGAGGCGCCGCCTTCGCGAGCGATTCGAACGATCGGTCCGATCCGTCGCTACCAGACGCGTCGCCGCATCGAAATCACGGCCGCGATTTCAGCGGGTCTACTGGCATCAATCGCGCTGGTCGTTCTCGTCGTCATCTCACTGCCCGCCACGCCGGAAGCGAGGTTGGCGGCTCAGTTCGGCGGGGCCAAGCTACTGCCTGTGTTCGAGGGGGCGGCGGTCCAACCGATTTCGCCCGAAGGTCCGGTCGCGACCGGGGGATATCGGCTCGATCAAGGCATGGTCTGCTTGGAGTTTTCGAGCGGATCGACCGTCGTCGTCGAGGGGCCGGCATCATTCATTATTGCCGATAACTCACATTTTTCCGTCGATCAGGGTCTCTATTCGATCGTCGGGCGACCGGGCTTCACCGTCGCAACTCGCGGTGGAACCATTATCGACCTCGGCACCGAATTCACGGTCGAAGCCGCGACCGATCATGTGACCACGCAGGTCGTTAGCGGAGCTGTGAAAGTCGGGGAAATGGAGACAAACGGTGATGCAGATTTCCAGCGTCTGCAGGCCGGGGATGCGGCCACAGCGACGTCCGGCACGGCCTGGACCGAGACGGATTTTGACGTCTCCGATTTTCTCCCCCCGGCCGCGGTGGTCGCGATGGCCGAAGGAGATGACCGGCCCTACTATCGCTGGCTGGCCCAGAGCCGCCGCATTCGTCGCGATTCGGACGTGTTGCTCTATATGACATTCGGGGACGTGCGATTCGGAGACGATTGGGTCTCCGACCAGTCGACGAACAATGCCCCGCCCGCCAAAATCTTCGGAGCGCGGCCCGTGACCGGTCGTTTCGCGGAAACGACAGGCCTGTCATTTCGCGGGGTCGACCATGCCGACGTGGTGCTGTTTGACGAAGAGTTCTCGAAAGCGTTGACGCTTGAAGAGCCTCGGACGTTAGCCGTCTGGTTCCGTACGTCTGACCGGCAGGAGGTTCACGGCTCCCTGATTGCCACAAACCGAATTGCCAATGTGCATGAGCGACCGGAGGGCGAGGACCGAGAACTTCCACTATCCGCTAAAGCGAGTTGGGCGTTCCGCATCAGCGGTCATCACGGTCATTCCACTCAGCGGGAAAGTGGGCTGATCAGCTTCGCGCAGGCGCAGAACGAATGGAATCATCATCCCCATTGGCAAACCGGTTCGATGTCGGGAGCTGCCATCGGGAGTTGGATGCATGCCGTCGCGGTCGTCGAACCGTTTCCCGACAACCCGAAACTCGGAACGACGAAGCTCTACATCAATGGGCGGCTCGAAGCGGAACGCAGCGGTGCGTTGTCCATTCCTGGAAACAACGCGCTGAAGCTCGGCGGCATGGTCGATGACGAGGGTCAACCGGTCAGTAGCAGGGAATCCTTCGAAGGCACGATTGACGAATTCCTCGTCTACGGACGAGCACTTGAAGCCGCTGAGATCGAAGAACTCTACGACAATAGCCGACCCGCCTTCTGATCGACTCTCTGCGGGTCGTTGATTGTCCGGCAAGCCGAACGTCATTCGTCCCAGTCGAGCGCCCGCCTGACCGCTTCTCGCCAGCGCTCGTATCGCCCGTCGGAGTCGGACCGAGGCTGCGTTGGGCGAAACTCGCGATCGAGCGCCCAGTTCGCTTCGATCTCGCTCAGGTCGTCCCAGACACCGGTTGCCAGTCCTGCGAGGTACGCTGCACCGAGGGCGGTTGTCTCTCGCACGACCGGTCGATGCACCGGCACGCCGAGCAGGTCGGATTGAAATTGCATCAGCAGATCATTCGCCGAGGCTCCGCCGTCGACCCGCAATTCCTTAAGTGTCACGCCTGAGTCGGCGGTCATGGCATCGAGCACGTCGCGGGTCTGAAAGGCCATTGATTCGAGAGCCGCACGGGCCAGATGCGCCTTCGTCGTGCCGCGGGTCAGCCCGACGATCGTGCCCCGTCCTCCGGGGTTCCAATAGGGAGCCCCCAGACCAACGAACGCGGGCACAAAATAGACGCCATCGCTATCGGTGACCTGATCGGCGAGCTGTTCGATTTCACTGGAATGCTCGATGAAACCCATCTGATCGCGCAGCCATTGCACGACGGCTCCGGCGACAAGGACCGACCCTTCGAGGCAGTAGGTGACCTCCTCGCCGATCTTCCAACCGACCGTCGTCAGCAGCTTTTGCTCGGAGACCACCGGTTTCGTGCCGGTATTCATGAGCAAAAAACATCCGGTGCCGTAGGTGTTCTTGGCGGTGCCGGGTTGGAAGCACGCTTGCCCGAACGTGGCGGCCTGCTGGTCTCCGGCGATGCCCGCAATCGGCAATTTCACGCCCAGCACCGTCGGATCGGTTTCACCCACGATTCCGCTCGAGGGCACGATCTCCGGCAGCATTGCCCGCGGGACGTTGAGGATACCGAGCAGTTCGTCGTCCCAGTCGAGCGTCTCCAGATTGAACAGCAGCGTCCGACTGGCGTTGCTGACGTCGGTCGCGTGGACCTTCCCGCCGGTCAGCCGCCACAGCAGAAACGAATCAACCGTGCCGAACAGAATCTCGCCGCGTTCCGCGCGAGCGCGCAATCCGTCGATCGTGTCGAGCAGATAGGCGATCTTCGTCCCGGAGAAATACGGATCGAGCAGCAACCCGGTCTTCCGGGTGAACGTCGCTTCGTGTCCGTCCTCGCGCAGCTTCTTGCAGAATTCGGTGGTGATTCGACTCTGCCAGACGATGGCATTCGCCACCGCTTTCCCGGTTGCGCGGTCCCACAGGACGGTTGTTTCGCGCTGATTGGTGATCCCGAGCGCCGCAACGGGACGATTTTCCGCATCGGCTTTCGACAACGCCGCTTTAGCCGTGGTGATCTGCGAATCCCAGATGGCCTCCGGATCGTGCTCGACATGCCCCGGCTGCGGGTAAAGCTGTTCGAACTCCTGCTGACTCGACGCCACGGCTCGACCATCGCGCCCGAATAAAATCGCCCGGCTGGAAGTCGTGCCCTGATCGAGGGCGAGGACACAGGTTTGTGAGGAACTTTGGGTGCTCGGCATTGCTGATCTCCGAAATAGCGACCGGTTGCGAGAAGTCGAACGCCCCGGCTAGGCTCAGCAGACTTTGATATGTGTCAATCCGCAAGGAAACAGGACGTTACCAATGCACAGATTGATTGCCAGATACCTCGCCCTTACAGCATTTTGTTTTTCCACTTCGCTTGTTCACGCGGCCGAACCTCCGTGGGTCAATCCGGCTTACGGGGTCATGGTCGGCGAGGTGACTTCAAATTCGGCCATTGTTCAGGCCCAACTGACTGCAGGGCGATTTATTGGGCGGGGTTCATTAACAGATGGGGCCGGCCGATTCACATTGTATGAACGCCGTGGACAATTTGACCTCAAGAAAACCGCCGAGTCTGGCGTCCTAAAGGTCACGAAAGCAGACGACGGCTCAATAACGAAGCACATCTTCCGTGGCCTTCGCCCGAGTACGCAATATGTGGTCGCGTTCTCGTGCGCTGGAACGGTCAAGACTCTTCTCATGCCCGATCTGCACAATACACCCGGGTCCGCTTCATCTCGATTTAAGACATTGCCTGAGTCGACAGAGAAGGCAGCGTCCAGCTTCGTTGTCGTCACCGGCATGAACTACGCCAAGTTCCACGGCGATCCAACACTCAATATCGCCGAGCAGAAAAAACTCAACGCCGGACAACTCGGCGGACCATATACCGGATCGGACAAACGCAAAGGCTACCCGGCCCTTGAAACCATTAAGAACTTAAAACCCGACTTCTTCGTCGGCACAGGCGATAATGTGTACTACGACACGCCGACAAAGCCGCGCGCAAAAACTAAAGAAGAGATGCGGGCCAAGTGGCATCAGCAGTTCGCACAGCCGCGGTATCGGGGACTCTTCGCGAGCGTCCCCACCTATTGGGAAGTTGATGACCACGACTATCGCTATAATGACAGTGATAACACCGGCAGTAAGGAGCCGTCACCGGAACTCGGGAAAGAAGTGCTGCTGGAGCAACTGCCGATCGTGCCCGATGACGACCCCGATGCGAAGACCTACCGCACGCATCGCGTCGGGAAAGACCTGCAAATTTGGCTGACGGAGAACCGTTTCTACCGTTCCCCCAACAAGATGCCCGACGGCCCGGAGAAAACAATCTGGGGCCAAGAGCAACAAGAGTGGTTGAAGAAGACCCTCGCCGAGAGCGACGCCACGTTTAAGATTTTAATCTCGCCGACGCCGATGATTGGGCCGGATGACGCTTACAAGACCGACAATCACACCAATCCAGGCGGCTTTCGCCATGAACGCGATCAGTTCTTCGGCTGGCTAATGAAGGAAGGGCTGCTCGACCGCAATTTCTATATTGTCTGCGGCGACCGCCACTGGCAGTATCACTCGGTCCATCCTAGTGGCGTCGAGGAGTTTTCCTGCGGCGCACTGGTCGACGCGAATGCGCGGCTCGGACGTAAACCCGGCGACCCGAAGTCGACCGACCCCGAGGGACTCATCGAACAGCCCTACTATCAGACCCCGGCCTCAGGCGGCTTCCTCAACGTCCGCGTCGAACCGGCCGAAGAAGACACTCCGGCCAAACTTCACTTCGTCTTCCTCGACGAACATGGCAAGGAACTCTACCGCGAAACGAAGACACCCGGGACAAAGAATTAAATTCAGAATTTTAATTAATATTGATCGTAGCCTTGGTTACCAATGAATAAACCTTTAATTGCCGCCGTCGCGGTTTCTTGCCTGATCTGCAGCTTCGTCGCGGCGGCGGAACCGCCCGCGGACGACCGGCCAAACGTCGTCCTGATCATGACCGACGACCAGGGTTGGGGGGATCTCAGCGCGAGCGGTAATCAGAATCTGAAAACGCCCCATATTGATTCTCTCAAGCGCGACGGCGTCAGTCTCGAGTACTTCTACGTCTGCCCGGTCTGCTCACCGACGCGGGCCGAACTGCTGACCGGCCGTTATCATCCGCGCGGCAACGTCTACGATACGTCCGAAGGTGCCGAGAGACTCGACCTTGACGAGCACACGCTCGGCGAGTCCTTTCAAGCGGCAGGCTATCGCTCCGGAGCGTTCGGCAAATGGCACAACGGATCTCAACCGCCCTATCATCCGAATGACCGCGGCTTCAACGAGTTCTACGGCTTTTGCTCGGGACATTGGGGACACTATTTCAGCCCGCCTCTTGAGCGGAACGGCAAAATGGTGCGGGGTGATGGGTACGTGACCGACGACTTTACGTCCGAAGCGATTAAATTTATTGAAGACAACCGCGACCGCCCCTTCGTTTGCTATCTCCCCTACTGCACGCCGCACGCCCCGATGCAGGTGCCGGACGAATACTTCGACCGTTTTAAGGATAAAAAACTCACGATGCGGCATCGCGATCCGCAGAAAGAGAAAGACCTTTTCACGAAGGCAGCGCTCGCGATGTGTGAAAACATCGATTTTAATGTCGGACGCGTCCTTAAAACGCTCGAGCAACTCGACCTCAGTGGCAACACGATCGTCGTCTACCTTTCGGACAATGGCCCGAACTCCTACCGTTGGAACGGCGGCATGAAAGGGAGGAAAGCGTCGACCGATGAAGGAGGCGTTCGGGTCCCACTCTTTATCCGATGGGATGACCGGCTGCCCGCGGGCAGAAGCATTAATGAAATCGCCTCAGCCATTGACTTGTTCCCCACGTTGGCTGATCTCGCCGGAGTTGAAATCTTAGCAGAAAAGCCGCTCGATGGGGTTAGCCTTGCTCCCCTCTTGCGATCCGATCAACCCGATTGGCCGGAGCGTCTCGTCTACTCGCACTGGGCGGGAAAAGTCAGTGTGCGGAGTCAGCATTATCGGCTCGACGATCGCGGACGATTGTTCGACATGCGTAACGATTTCGGACAACGCAATAACATCGCTGATCAAGAGCCGGAGCAAGCAACACGCTTGAAAGTCGCCGCAGAAAAATGGCGGACGGAAGTGCTCACAGAAATTGATCGAACGCCCCGGCCCTTTACTGTCGGCTATCGCGACACCACCTGGCTGCCCGCCCGCGATGCGACCCCGCACGGCCATGTCCGCAGAAGCAACCGCTGGCCGAACTCGTCTTACATGACTGATTGGACCTCTCCGAAGGACCGCATCGTATGGAACGTCGATGTGATTAATTCCGGAACCTACGAAGCCACTCTCTTTTACACGTGCCCGGAGTCCCAACTCGGCTCGGTCGTCACGCTGACTGATGGAAAATCTCGCACATCGGCCGAGGTGACCGAGGCTTTTGATCCGGCCTTAATTGGTCACAAAGAAGATCGGTTCCCTCGCAAAAATACCTACCACAAAGACTTTCGGCCGCTTCGCATGGGCGAACTCAAACTCAGTCGCGGTGAGACCAAGCTCACGCTGCAAGCCGAGCAGGTGGCCAACACCAGTGTGATGGATATGCGGTATCTGAAACTCGTCAAAAAACAAGCCGATTAGAAGTGGTTGCGAAGCATTTAATAGACAAGCCCGAGGCGCAAGCCGTCGGGACAATCACTGGTTGATCGACCAGCCGCTCGCGCCTCTGGCTGGTATTAAGACCACATATATCAAAGCCGCCGCAT contains:
- a CDS encoding alkaline phosphatase D family protein, translating into MPDLHNTPGSASSRFKTLPESTEKAASSFVVVTGMNYAKFHGDPTLNIAEQKKLNAGQLGGPYTGSDKRKGYPALETIKNLKPDFFVGTGDNVYYDTPTKPRAKTKEEMRAKWHQQFAQPRYRGLFASVPTYWEVDDHDYRYNDSDNTGSKEPSPELGKEVLLEQLPIVPDDDPDAKTYRTHRVGKDLQIWLTENRFYRSPNKMPDGPEKTIWGQEQQEWLKKTLAESDATFKILISPTPMIGPDDAYKTDNHTNPGGFRHERDQFFGWLMKEGLLDRNFYIVCGDRHWQYHSVHPSGVEEFSCGALVDANARLGRKPGDPKSTDPEGLIEQPYYQTPASGGFLNVRVEPAEEDTPAKLHFVFLDEHGKELYRETKTPGTKN
- a CDS encoding sigma-70 family RNA polymerase sigma factor, giving the protein MAHSADRHEPLKARTGEFVKLWTAHARQVHKFAFIAMRSHVDADDVLQETGTVAWERFDEFESGTNFQAWVMSIARLKVLETIRRKKRRIVPSESLLKLLVDESDRAGRYLERQRDALNECLQRLNAADQELMRWRHSEELPVEEIATRLNKSVATVYRSIARVHEVLYGCISRVVAGGKGAI
- a CDS encoding LamG-like jellyroll fold domain-containing protein: MRLIRLTEAQHVPDEVVRDLYELLETDPEARRDYAEYMQMVWSLEWDGVPHGSADEAPPSRAIRTIGPIRRYQTRRRIEITAAISAGLLASIALVVLVVISLPATPEARLAAQFGGAKLLPVFEGAAVQPISPEGPVATGGYRLDQGMVCLEFSSGSTVVVEGPASFIIADNSHFSVDQGLYSIVGRPGFTVATRGGTIIDLGTEFTVEAATDHVTTQVVSGAVKVGEMETNGDADFQRLQAGDAATATSGTAWTETDFDVSDFLPPAAVVAMAEGDDRPYYRWLAQSRRIRRDSDVLLYMTFGDVRFGDDWVSDQSTNNAPPAKIFGARPVTGRFAETTGLSFRGVDHADVVLFDEEFSKALTLEEPRTLAVWFRTSDRQEVHGSLIATNRIANVHERPEGEDRELPLSAKASWAFRISGHHGHSTQRESGLISFAQAQNEWNHHPHWQTGSMSGAAIGSWMHAVAVVEPFPDNPKLGTTKLYINGRLEAERSGALSIPGNNALKLGGMVDDEGQPVSSRESFEGTIDEFLVYGRALEAAEIEELYDNSRPAF
- a CDS encoding arylsulfatase — protein: MNKPLIAAVAVSCLICSFVAAAEPPADDRPNVVLIMTDDQGWGDLSASGNQNLKTPHIDSLKRDGVSLEYFYVCPVCSPTRAELLTGRYHPRGNVYDTSEGAERLDLDEHTLGESFQAAGYRSGAFGKWHNGSQPPYHPNDRGFNEFYGFCSGHWGHYFSPPLERNGKMVRGDGYVTDDFTSEAIKFIEDNRDRPFVCYLPYCTPHAPMQVPDEYFDRFKDKKLTMRHRDPQKEKDLFTKAALAMCENIDFNVGRVLKTLEQLDLSGNTIVVYLSDNGPNSYRWNGGMKGRKASTDEGGVRVPLFIRWDDRLPAGRSINEIASAIDLFPTLADLAGVEILAEKPLDGVSLAPLLRSDQPDWPERLVYSHWAGKVSVRSQHYRLDDRGRLFDMRNDFGQRNNIADQEPEQATRLKVAAEKWRTEVLTEIDRTPRPFTVGYRDTTWLPARDATPHGHVRRSNRWPNSSYMTDWTSPKDRIVWNVDVINSGTYEATLFYTCPESQLGSVVTLTDGKSRTSAEVTEAFDPALIGHKEDRFPRKNTYHKDFRPLRMGELKLSRGETKLTLQAEQVANTSVMDMRYLKLVKKQAD
- the glpK gene encoding glycerol kinase GlpK — its product is MPSTQSSSQTCVLALDQGTTSSRAILFGRDGRAVASSQQEFEQLYPQPGHVEHDPEAIWDSQITTAKAALSKADAENRPVAALGITNQRETTVLWDRATGKAVANAIVWQSRITTEFCKKLREDGHEATFTRKTGLLLDPYFSGTKIAYLLDTIDGLRARAERGEILFGTVDSFLLWRLTGGKVHATDVSNASRTLLFNLETLDWDDELLGILNVPRAMLPEIVPSSGIVGETDPTVLGVKLPIAGIAGDQQAATFGQACFQPGTAKNTYGTGCFLLMNTGTKPVVSEQKLLTTVGWKIGEEVTYCLEGSVLVAGAVVQWLRDQMGFIEHSSEIEQLADQVTDSDGVYFVPAFVGLGAPYWNPGGRGTIVGLTRGTTKAHLARAALESMAFQTRDVLDAMTADSGVTLKELRVDGGASANDLLMQFQSDLLGVPVHRPVVRETTALGAAYLAGLATGVWDDLSEIEANWALDREFRPTQPRSDSDGRYERWREAVRRALDWDE